A stretch of Pseudorhodobacter turbinis DNA encodes these proteins:
- the rplO gene encoding 50S ribosomal protein L15, whose translation MKLNQLSDNAGAAKKQKRVARGPGSGKGKMGGRGIKGQKSRSGVAIGGYEGGQMPLYRRLPKRGFTKPNAKHYAVVNLGLIQKFVDAGKLDIKADITEDAIIAAGLTKNKLDGIRVLAKGELKAKITLIVTGASASAIEAVAKAGGSLTVTAPAAVAAE comes from the coding sequence ATGAAACTGAATCAACTTTCCGACAATGCCGGTGCGGCCAAGAAGCAAAAACGTGTTGCGCGTGGCCCCGGCTCGGGCAAAGGTAAAATGGGTGGCCGTGGTATCAAGGGCCAGAAATCACGTTCGGGCGTGGCAATCGGTGGTTACGAAGGCGGGCAAATGCCGCTCTATCGTCGTCTGCCAAAGCGCGGCTTTACCAAGCCGAATGCAAAGCACTATGCCGTTGTGAACCTGGGCTTGATCCAGAAGTTCGTTGATGCGGGCAAGCTCGACATCAAAGCTGATATCACCGAAGATGCGATCATCGCTGCCGGTCTGACCAAAAACAAACTGGATGGTATCCGCGTTTTGGCCAAAGGCGAACTGAAAGCCAAGATCACGCTGATCGTAACGGGTGCCTCGGCTTCGGCGATCGAAGCAGTAGCAAAAGCGGGCGGAAGCCTCACTGTTACGGCACCTGCAGCGGTTGCAGCAGAATAA
- the rplX gene encoding 50S ribosomal protein L24: MAAKLKKGDKVVILTGKDKGKEGEISSVNPTVGKAVVDGLNLAIRHTKQSQGNQGGRISKAMPIALSNLALVDANGKATRVGFRMEDDKKVRFAKTTGDAI; the protein is encoded by the coding sequence ATGGCTGCGAAACTTAAAAAAGGCGACAAGGTCGTCATTCTTACGGGCAAGGATAAGGGTAAAGAGGGCGAAATTTCCTCGGTTAACCCAACTGTCGGTAAGGCTGTTGTTGATGGCTTGAATTTGGCCATCCGTCACACCAAGCAAAGCCAGGGCAACCAGGGCGGCCGTATTTCCAAGGCTATGCCGATTGCGCTTTCCAACCTTGCGTTGGTTGATGCGAACGGCAAAGCAACGCGCGTTGGCTTTCGCATGGAAGACGACAAGAAGGTGCGTTTTGCCAAGACCACGGGGGATGCAATCTGA
- the rplR gene encoding 50S ribosomal protein L18: protein MANTKRQLFLKRRLRVRNKIKAMANGRARLSVHRSSKNISVQLIDDVNGVTLAAASTLEKDLGCLGKNNVEAATKIGAAIAERAKKAGVEECYFDRGGFLFHGKIKALADAAREGGLKF from the coding sequence ATGGCGAACACAAAACGACAGCTGTTCCTCAAGCGCCGCTTGCGCGTTCGGAACAAAATCAAGGCGATGGCGAATGGACGTGCGCGTCTTTCCGTTCATCGGTCCAGCAAGAATATCAGCGTACAGTTGATCGACGACGTAAACGGCGTTACTTTGGCCGCAGCTTCGACCCTCGAAAAGGATCTGGGCTGTTTGGGCAAGAACAACGTCGAAGCGGCGACGAAAATCGGTGCGGCGATTGCCGAGCGGGCTAAGAAGGCTGGGGTCGAAGAATGCTATTTCGACCGTGGTGGTTTCCTCTTTCACGGTAAGATCAAGGCTTTGGCCGACGCTGCCCGTGAAGGCGGCCTGAAGTTCTGA
- the rpsQ gene encoding 30S ribosomal protein S17, translated as MPKRILQGTVTGDQNNQTITVSVERRFKHPLLHKTVRKSKKYRAHDANNQFKIGDSVRIEECAPISKSKRWTVVLDA; from the coding sequence ATGCCCAAACGCATCCTGCAAGGCACCGTAACTGGCGACCAGAACAACCAGACCATCACGGTATCGGTTGAGCGCCGCTTCAAGCACCCGCTTCTGCATAAGACTGTTCGTAAGTCCAAGAAGTACCGGGCGCATGACGCAAATAACCAATTCAAAATCGGTGACTCTGTTCGTATCGAAGAGTGCGCGCCAATTTCGAAATCGAAACGCTGGACGGTGGTACTGGACGCGTAA
- the rpsH gene encoding 30S ribosomal protein S8, giving the protein MMMNDPLGDMLTRIRNAQMRGKSTVKTPASKLRAWVLDVLANEGYIRGYEKAETADGQGEIMISLKYFEGTPVIRELKRVSKPGRRVYMGSKGVPSVRNGLGVSIVSTSKGVMSDAAARSANVGGEVLCTVF; this is encoded by the coding sequence ATGATGATGAACGATCCTCTCGGCGATATGCTGACACGCATCCGCAATGCGCAGATGCGAGGCAAATCGACCGTTAAAACGCCAGCTTCCAAGCTGCGCGCATGGGTGCTGGATGTGTTGGCCAATGAAGGCTACATCCGGGGTTATGAGAAAGCCGAGACCGCTGACGGTCAGGGCGAGATCATGATCAGCCTCAAGTATTTTGAAGGCACACCTGTCATTCGCGAACTTAAGCGCGTCTCCAAGCCGGGTCGCCGGGTCTATATGGGTTCGAAGGGTGTTCCTTCGGTTCGTAATGGCCTCGGTGTCTCAATCGTCTCCACGTCGAAGGGCGTCATGTCCGATGCAGCAGCACGATCCGCCAACGTTGGCGGCGAAGTGCTCTGCACCGTGTTCTGA
- the rplN gene encoding 50S ribosomal protein L14: MIQMQTNLDVADNSGARRVQCIKVLGGSHRRYASVGDIIVVSVKEAIPRGRVKKGDVRKAVVVRTAKEVRREDGTAIRFDRNAAVILNNQGEPVGTRIFGPVVRELRAKNFMKIISLAPEVL, translated from the coding sequence ATGATCCAGATGCAGACCAACCTGGATGTTGCTGACAATAGCGGCGCTCGTCGCGTTCAGTGCATTAAGGTTCTGGGCGGTTCGCACCGTCGGTATGCTTCGGTCGGCGACATTATTGTAGTGTCGGTGAAAGAAGCCATTCCGCGCGGTCGTGTTAAGAAAGGTGACGTGCGTAAAGCCGTCGTCGTTCGTACCGCCAAAGAAGTCCGTCGTGAAGACGGCACCGCAATCCGTTTTGACCGCAATGCTGCCGTCATCCTGAACAATCAGGGTGAGCCCGTTGGCACCCGTATTTTCGGGCCAGTGGTACGTGAGCTTCGCGCGAAAAACTTTATGAAGATTATCTCGCTGGCTCCGGAGGTGCTCTGA
- the rplF gene encoding 50S ribosomal protein L6: MSRIGKKPLELPKGVTASLSGQTIEVKGPKGTRTFGATDDVTIAIEDNVVTVTPRGMSKRARSQWGMTRKQIENLVTGVTVGFKKELEIQGVGYRASMAGNVLKLSLGYSHDVNFDVPAGVTVTAPKQTEIIVEGIDQQVVGQVAANIREWRKPEPYKGKGIRYKGEFVFRKEGKKK; this comes from the coding sequence ATGTCTCGTATTGGCAAGAAACCGCTCGAGCTGCCCAAGGGCGTTACCGCGTCCCTGTCCGGCCAGACGATCGAAGTAAAAGGGCCGAAAGGCACTCGTACTTTCGGCGCTACCGACGATGTGACGATCGCGATCGAAGACAATGTTGTGACGGTTACTCCGCGCGGCATGTCCAAGCGCGCCCGCTCGCAATGGGGTATGACGCGTAAGCAAATTGAAAACCTTGTAACTGGTGTTACAGTGGGTTTCAAAAAGGAGTTGGAAATTCAGGGCGTTGGTTACCGTGCCTCTATGGCTGGTAATGTTCTGAAACTGTCACTTGGCTACAGCCATGACGTGAACTTTGACGTTCCGGCTGGCGTAACTGTGACGGCTCCGAAGCAAACCGAAATCATTGTGGAAGGCATTGACCAACAAGTTGTTGGCCAAGTTGCTGCGAACATCCGTGAATGGCGTAAGCCCGAGCCTTATAAAGGCAAAGGTATCCGCTATAAGGGTGAATTCGTGTTCCGCAAAGAAGGCAAGAAGAAGTAA
- the rpsN gene encoding 30S ribosomal protein S14, translating to MAKKSMVNREVKRAKLVARDAAKRAALKEVINNQELPMEDRFKATLKLASLPRNGSAVRLHNRCQLTGRPHAYYRKLKLSRIMLRDLASFGQIPGMVKSSW from the coding sequence ATGGCTAAAAAATCCATGGTAAACCGCGAAGTAAAGCGCGCAAAACTGGTCGCACGTGATGCAGCCAAACGCGCAGCACTTAAAGAGGTTATCAATAATCAAGAGCTGCCGATGGAAGATCGCTTTAAGGCGACTTTGAAATTGGCATCGCTTCCTCGTAACGGTTCGGCTGTGCGTCTGCACAACCGTTGCCAGTTGACGGGTCGTCCGCATGCGTATTACCGCAAGCTTAAACTTTCGCGCATCATGCTGCGTGATTTGGCCTCCTTTGGTCAGATCCCCGGCATGGTCAAATCCAGCTGGTAA
- the secY gene encoding preprotein translocase subunit SecY, with product MASAAEQMAANLSWGALGKASDLRQRIFFTIGLLIVYRIGTYIPVPGIDGTALRDFMADLTTGIGGMLNMFTGGAISRMGIFALGIMPYISASIIVQLLTAMVPRLEQLKKEGQQGQKKINQYTRYGTVLLATFQAYGIAVSLQSGSLVTTPGWFFIGACVITLVGGTMFLMWLGEQITARGIGNGISLIIFVGIVAEIPAALAQFFSQGRSGALSPAIIIGVLIMVVAVIAFVVFMERALRKIHIQYPRRQVGMKVYDGGSSHLPVKVNPAGVIPAIFASSLLLLPATISTFSGTQTGPIMSTILAYFGPGQPLYLVFFVGMIVFFAYFYTANVAFKVEDVAENLKSQNGFVPGIRPGKRTEEYLEYVVNRILVLGSGYLALVCLLPEILRHQLGIPFYFGGTSVLIVVSVTMDTINQVQSHLLAHQYEGLIEKSNLRGKKRGKSAPARR from the coding sequence ATGGCCTCAGCTGCGGAACAAATGGCGGCAAATCTTAGCTGGGGGGCGCTTGGAAAAGCGTCTGACCTGCGTCAACGCATCTTTTTCACCATCGGTTTGCTGATCGTGTACCGTATCGGGACCTATATCCCGGTGCCGGGCATTGATGGCACTGCGCTGCGTGATTTTATGGCCGATCTGACGACCGGTATTGGTGGCATGTTGAACATGTTTACCGGTGGTGCGATTTCCCGGATGGGTATTTTTGCGCTGGGGATCATGCCTTATATTTCGGCCTCGATCATCGTGCAGCTTCTGACGGCGATGGTGCCGCGACTGGAGCAGCTGAAGAAAGAGGGCCAACAGGGCCAGAAGAAGATCAACCAATACACGCGTTATGGCACGGTTTTGCTTGCGACGTTCCAAGCTTATGGAATCGCGGTTAGCCTGCAAAGCGGCAGCTTGGTGACTACGCCGGGTTGGTTCTTTATCGGTGCATGTGTGATCACCTTGGTCGGTGGTACGATGTTCCTGATGTGGCTGGGCGAACAGATCACTGCGCGCGGTATCGGTAACGGCATCTCACTGATCATCTTCGTCGGTATCGTGGCTGAGATCCCCGCTGCATTGGCGCAATTCTTTAGCCAAGGACGTTCGGGGGCATTGTCGCCTGCGATTATTATCGGGGTTTTGATTATGGTCGTGGCCGTGATCGCCTTTGTGGTGTTCATGGAGCGGGCCTTGCGCAAGATCCACATCCAATACCCGCGCCGTCAGGTGGGTATGAAGGTCTATGATGGCGGTTCAAGCCATCTGCCTGTCAAGGTGAACCCGGCTGGCGTTATTCCTGCGATCTTTGCCTCTTCATTGCTGTTGTTGCCTGCGACGATCTCGACGTTCTCGGGCACGCAAACAGGGCCGATTATGTCGACGATCTTGGCCTATTTCGGGCCGGGGCAGCCGCTGTATCTGGTTTTCTTTGTCGGCATGATCGTTTTCTTTGCCTATTTCTATACAGCCAATGTGGCGTTCAAGGTGGAAGACGTGGCCGAGAACCTCAAAAGCCAGAACGGTTTTGTTCCTGGTATTCGCCCCGGCAAGCGGACCGAGGAATATCTGGAATATGTGGTGAACCGCATTCTGGTTCTTGGTTCCGGTTATCTTGCCTTGGTCTGCCTGTTGCCCGAGATATTGCGTCACCAGTTGGGTATCCCCTTCTATTTTGGCGGGACTTCGGTGCTGATCGTGGTTTCGGTTACGATGGACACGATCAATCAGGTGCAATCGCATTTGTTGGCCCATCAGTACGAAGGGCTTATCGAGAAATCCAACTTGCGCGGGAAGAAGCGTGGCAAGTCGGCACCGGCCCGTCGCTAA
- the rplE gene encoding 50S ribosomal protein L5 encodes MLDQATYTPRFKGIYADTIRAALKEEFGYKNDMMIPRLDKIVINMGVGEAVKDTKKVKKAAEELSLIAGQKAVVTHAKKSIAGFRVREEMPLGCKVTLRGDKMYEFLDRLITIALPRVRDFRGVKPTSFDGRGNYAMGLKEQLVFPEINFDNVDEVLGMDIIICTTANTDAEAKALLKNFNMPFTA; translated from the coding sequence ATGTTGGATCAAGCAACTTATACCCCGCGCTTTAAGGGCATCTATGCGGATACGATCCGTGCTGCTCTCAAAGAAGAGTTCGGCTACAAGAACGACATGATGATCCCGCGTCTTGATAAGATCGTGATCAACATGGGCGTTGGCGAAGCTGTCAAGGACACCAAGAAAGTGAAAAAGGCCGCTGAAGAGCTTAGCCTGATCGCTGGTCAAAAAGCTGTTGTCACACATGCAAAGAAATCCATCGCTGGTTTCCGTGTGCGTGAAGAAATGCCGCTGGGCTGCAAGGTGACCTTGCGTGGCGACAAAATGTACGAATTCCTCGATCGTCTGATCACTATCGCTTTGCCGCGCGTGCGCGACTTCCGCGGTGTGAAGCCGACCTCGTTTGACGGTCGTGGCAACTATGCCATGGGTCTGAAAGAACAGCTCGTGTTCCCGGAAATCAACTTCGACAATGTCGACGAAGTTCTGGGTATGGACATCATCATCTGCACCACCGCGAATACCGACGCGGAAGCGAAGGCACTGTTGAAAAACTTCAACATGCCCTTCACGGCGTAA
- the rpsE gene encoding 30S ribosomal protein S5: MAREENRRDRRDSREETPEFADRLVAINRVSKTVKGGKRFGFAALVVVGDQRGRVGFGKGKAKEVPEAIRKATEQAKRQMIRVPLKDSRTLHHDMEGRHGAGKVVMRTAVAGTGIIAGGPMRAVFEMLGLQDVVAKSTGSQNPYNMIRATIDGLKQESSPRQVAQRRGKKVADILGKHDAPAETVEA, encoded by the coding sequence ATGGCAAGAGAAGAAAACCGTCGGGACCGTCGCGATAGCCGCGAAGAAACCCCGGAATTCGCAGATCGTCTGGTTGCGATCAATCGTGTGTCTAAAACCGTTAAAGGTGGTAAGCGCTTTGGTTTCGCAGCCCTCGTGGTTGTGGGCGATCAGCGTGGCCGCGTAGGTTTTGGCAAGGGTAAAGCCAAAGAAGTGCCGGAAGCCATTCGTAAGGCAACCGAGCAGGCCAAGCGTCAGATGATTCGTGTGCCGTTGAAAGACAGCCGCACGCTTCATCACGACATGGAAGGCCGTCACGGCGCAGGTAAGGTGGTCATGCGGACTGCCGTTGCCGGTACCGGGATCATCGCTGGTGGTCCGATGCGTGCTGTTTTTGAAATGCTGGGCTTGCAGGACGTGGTGGCGAAATCCACCGGTTCGCAGAACCCGTATAACATGATCCGCGCAACCATCGACGGCTTGAAGCAAGAGTCGAGCCCACGTCAGGTCGCGCAGCGTCGCGGCAAGAAAGTGGCTGACATTCTTGGCAAGCACGATGCCCCTGCTGAAACTGTGGAGGCATAA
- the rpmD gene encoding 50S ribosomal protein L30: MADSKSAGKTIVVKQIRSAARRPAIQTATLKGLGLNKMNRTRELEDTPSVRGMVSKISHLVEIIEERG; encoded by the coding sequence ATGGCTGATAGCAAATCCGCTGGCAAAACCATCGTCGTAAAGCAGATCCGTTCTGCCGCACGTCGTCCGGCAATCCAGACAGCAACTTTGAAGGGCCTTGGCCTGAACAAGATGAACCGCACCCGTGAGCTGGAGGATACTCCTTCGGTGCGCGGTATGGTCAGCAAGATCTCGCATCTTGTTGAGATCATCGAAGAGCGCGGCTGA